AGGAAAAAGAGATGCCAAAAGAACTTGATGCTTAGTTGCTTTGCCAAGACATTGATGTTAGCTTGTATTTTCATGGGAATAAGAACACAAGATGATGGATATTTGACTAACAATAAGTTTCATGAAAAGCTTTTGGATAGGAGGCAGAAGAGGAGGAAGACTGCTGCATAGGTTTACTTAAGACTGCTGCATAGGTTATTTAGGAAGCTTTAGGAAaggatattatatttttttattttgtctaTACTCTAGACCAGATCAACTTTTGGAAAGGATATTTAACTTTTGGAAATGATGACCAATAGTTAGTTGGATTATTGTATATGTTAAATTGATACTATTGTAAGACCTTGGTTACTTAAGAATATCTTATAtatcttttgatctttttttgtgttatttatctatatatatttagttaGTTTTTCAAGGATATTTTAATGGTAACCAGGTACTTTGTTTGGTCTACATATTATATACGAAAGAGTAGCTAGTTACCTTTGGTGCTTgatgtttttggtattttttgtgTGACAATTGTTAGAGCAAAGTACCcagtttcttgtttttttttatttttttttatttcacgttttaaaattatattttatgcaTATTCTACTTTTAAAGCAACTGAGATATTTtaatggtaactagttacttagttTGGTCTTCATCTTATATTcaaggggtaactggttacttttggTGCTTGATGACTTTTCTAAAGCTACTAGGATATACAAAGAAATTGGGCTATAATAACCAGGTACCCAGTTGGGTCATCATGTTATATACCAagtagtaactggttacctttggTAACCACTAATCCACAATgttatgtttaatttttaaaaaccatGTTTTTCTGGTGTTGGTTGCATAAATATTTcacagacaaaaaaaaaaaaccaacaattTATTCTAAAATCAATTTTATATGCTTTGTGTAATCATTCAATGTATTTGAATTTGTAATAGAGTTATTATAATACTCAATAACAATGTATGAATATGAAAGTCATTGATTTAATGATTGAAGCTATGATAGGGTTGTTTTGTTGTAATATATCAAGCTATGACTTTTGCTTTTTCTGCTTGTTTGCCTTGTCAATTGGTGGATTCCCGCAAGTCTTCTTGTTCCTGGTTGGCCACATTTTCCATAGGTAATTATTACTTTTGGTTCCCCTCTtgatcttattcttttctttcttggtCTTCCTACATGGATTGTCGCCTTTGGAGGGAGCACCACTATGTCTAAGTGTTGTGGGAGATTCCATTCATCTTTATGGGGCAAAGGATGAACATTTACTTCATACAATGCTTTCAAAGTTTCTGTTTTGTAAAACTTTGCATAGTAATCATACACTCCCAAGTTTATCTTTGCAATTACAATGACTGCATGCCCACAAGGCATTTCATCTTCTTGAAACCTATTACAAGTACATGTTCTATTGTGTATATTTACTGTGAAATTGGTCCCCTTTTCATCACGAACTTGATATTCTATTGTGTTGAAAGGCAAGACCTGAAAATACTTTTGAAGGTATCCTGTTCCCCCTCTATGTAGtttattgctttttttttttttgctgttacgcaaggtaactggttaccatccACTGACAAATTAAAGAATAGTAAGAATAAATTTAGTTGCATACCTCATACTTCATTTTTGAAACAATGTCATGTCTCAACTCATTTATATTACTGTAGACACTTTTGTGAATGTTCCatttgtattatttgagttgttCCAAACCCACTTTTGAACCAAACTTCTAAGACATTCAATCAAGATATCAATAGGGAGATTTCTTGCAGCTTTTAGTGAAGTGTTGAGCGATTTTGTGATGTTGGATGTCATCATGGTGTATCTTTTTGTTGGTGAGTATGATCTTTCCCAAGTTTCATACTTGGCTTTCTCTAAATAGGGTATAATGCGTCTGTCAAGTT
This genomic interval from Humulus lupulus chromosome 8, drHumLupu1.1, whole genome shotgun sequence contains the following:
- the LOC133795784 gene encoding uncharacterized protein LOC133795784, whose product is MNDMNDDFGVTMGYTKAWRLREKSLPLVRRNPGDSYQKLPMYLCMLKQANPGTVTHLLTDSEDRFKYQYIAFSNSIKDSENDNSWLWFFSKMRDTYGEPEGLAIVSDRHKSIDNAVHIVYPNAFYGACMYHLLNNLKSKYGNHGQELQMNFIIAAKAYTKTECEHYMRGRDKLDRRIIPYLEKAKYETWERSYSPTKRYTMMTSNITKSLNTSLKAARNLPIDILIECLRSLVQKWVWNNSNNTNGTFTKVSTWMVLPFNTIEYQVRDEKGTNFTVNIHNRTCTCNRFQEDEMPCGHAVIVIAKINLGVYDYYAKFYKTETLKALYEVNVHPLPHKDEWNLPQHLDIVVLPPKATIHVGRPRKKRIRSRGEPKVIITYGKCGQPGTRRLAGIHQLTRQTSRKSKSHSLIYYNKTTLS